A region from the Oceanidesulfovibrio marinus genome encodes:
- a CDS encoding cupin domain-containing protein translates to MKYMHLPEEAQFRDNGPGKFLVHDSPYVKILVFSLHEGQELPLHSHDDEGYASLLVLEGEGVFLKKDGEQPAKAGDVVVCEIREPHGVRATNGDMRVIAHIAPPI, encoded by the coding sequence ATGAAATACATGCATCTGCCCGAAGAAGCACAATTTCGCGACAACGGTCCCGGCAAGTTTCTGGTGCACGATTCGCCCTATGTGAAGATCCTCGTCTTTTCGCTGCACGAGGGCCAGGAGCTGCCCCTGCACAGCCACGACGACGAAGGCTATGCCTCGCTCCTGGTGCTGGAAGGGGAGGGGGTGTTCCTGAAAAAGGACGGCGAGCAGCCTGCCAAGGCCGGCGACGTGGTGGTCTGCGAGATCCGCGAGCCCCACGGCGTGCGCGCGACCAATGGTGATATGCGGGTCATCGCGCACATCGCCCCGCCCATCTAG